The Spirosoma sp. SC4-14 DNA window TTCTTTTTCATGGCTATGATCGCCCTTGCAACTGCTTGCAGCTCGAAAAAGACTGAAACTGAGACGACTTCGGCTGATTCTACCTCTACCATGATGTCTGATTCTACTATGATGTCTGATTCTACCATGGCTACTGATTCGGCTTCGACGATGTCGTCAGATAGCGCGAAGTAATTAGAACTAAGGCACAACTGCCGGTTGTAATACCGACATCGCTATAAACGTTTTAAAGCCTCCAATTAGTTGGGGGCTTTTACTTTTTATTTGACCAGGCCGCCATAACCGGCTATTGATTAGCGGATATGATCGATCCGTTCGAGCATTTCCAGGCAGGAACGACTGTTGTGGTAAGGGCACTTCCACATACTTATTTTGTCGTTGCCGAGAATTTTATGATCGGCCGTGACACCGCTGTACCACTCGCCATTCGTTGTGTCGAGGAGGTATTTTTTTATGAACTCCCAGCTTTTTACTGATTTGTCGAGATACGATTTGTCGCGCGTATGCTGGTAGGCATTCATAAAACCAACCATTGCTTCTGCCATAACCCACCAGGAGCGTTCGCGGTTCAGATGCCCATCGGGATCAAGTTCGTAGTTCATGCCACCGTCGGTGTCGAAGCCAGTGGTAGCGGCCTTTGCCATATTGATGGCCAGCGCCTGAATTTTCTTTTGAAGGGGTTTATCTTCAGCGTTTTGGGTTGCCAGCAGGTCGGCGGCTTCGGGTAATAGCCAGGAGGCTTCAATATCGTGTCCGTAGGAAATGGCCGTACGTCGTATAGTCCAGTCAGTATCCATGAATAGATTCATCCGATAGGTTTTCGGATCAACAATATGTTGCTGAAATATGGTCAACATACCTCGCATCTGATCGGCTACTATTTTTTCGGGCCAAACCCGGTATAAACACGTGAACGACTCCAAAATGTGGAGATGCGTGTTCATCGTCTTAATTTCCTGATTGTCGTACTTGCTGATGATATAGTCGGTAGCGGGCGACCAGTCCTGAGAGAGAGCCTCTACAAAACCTCCTTTCCTGGGGTCGTAGGCGTGTTTTACCATTAGACCAAATAAGTCTCTGGCTAAAGTGAGAGCAGGAGCAGAGCCGGTAGCATGAACATATTCGCTTAAGCCATATAGGGTAAACGCCTGGCCATATAAGTGCTTGAGGGGGTATTTAGGTTTTCCTTTGGCATCGACAGACCAATAGGCACCCCCGTATTTCGGGTCAATAAAATGGTCTCGAATATAGTCAAAGGCCCTGTCGGCAACGGCTTTGTACTCTTCATGTTGCGTATGGCGCAAAGCCGCTGAGAAGGTCCATAGAATGCGGCTATTCAAGACAATGCCTTTATCGGCATTAGGATCAGGCTGATTCTGGTAATTTACCCGACCATAGAAGCCTCCATTTTGTGGGTCGGGCGCGAATCGCTCCCAATACGAAAGGATATCTTTATGTTCCTGTCGTAGTTCGGCGCGGAGTTGCTTAAGATCCATGTTAGGAATGATGAATTATGAATGGGAAATGATGAATCTCATTCCAGAGAAACAGTTCATCATTCATAATTCATCATTTATCATTTTCTACTGTTATTTGCGGCTTCCATTTCGACTGCTACTGTGTCCCGAATGGCCGTGCCCTCCGCGTTCATCGGCTAGTTCGTTTTTAGTTTTGCCGTTTAGGTCGTGGTTGTCTTCAGGGCCCTGTTTGGTTTTGTTTGCGTTTGTCATCGTGCGTTCTCCATTGGGGCGGGTTTTGCTCGTATCATGTGCCTGCTGATTGCGAGTGCGGTCGCCGTTTGGCTGTAAGTTATTCGAACCCGGCTGGTCTGTGGTTTTGTGATTGCTCATAACGTTTGTCTAGTTGTTTTGTAGAATAAACGTTATGAGCTTAATCAATGTTTAACACAAATGCCCCATCGGATTCCGATGGGGCATTTGTTAACAGGTTACTCAAGTAAGCTTAATATCCTGGGTTTTGTGACAGAACATCTTTGCCCTGATAGTCGATCTGCGTTTGTGGGATCGGCATATATTCATCTTTGCCCGCCGTAAACTTAGCGTTAGCATAGCCTACTGACAATTTCTTGCTTTCATAAGACAAGAAGTTGTTCAGTACTGTTGCTGCAGTTCCCCAGCGAACGAGGTCAAATAAGCGGTGTCCCTCGCCCGAAAGTTCAAGTTTACGCTCAAATTGAACGGCCGTACGCGCTGCGGCTTTATCGGTCCAGGCAGCATCGTAAGTAGCAATTTTGTAGTTGGCTGCGTTCGTACCATCGGCATTCTTCACAAAGCCGGCTGGGTTAGCCGCTCTCGTGCGAATCATGTTCACATACTTACGAGCCGTTTCCAGACTACCAACTTCAATTTCGCATTCAGCAGCCATTAGCAGCACATCAGCGAAACGAATGATGCAATAGTTGATGGCTGAATAACCATCGGTCCATGAGCTACCATCGGTCAGGGTTTTGTCCTGCGATTTGTAGAAGATAAACTTCTTCGGCGAATAAGGACCAGCGAAGCTCTGGTCACGAATCCAGTCAAGACCTGGGTGTACGTTCCAGTCGAGGTATGGAATGCCACGACGACCTACTGACCAGTCCAGACGAGGATCGAGCAGACCAGCATCGGGAGTGAAAGGAGTCGACGAAGCAACACCCTGATCGGTTTTCAATTCGTTGGCCGCTGAGTTATAAGAACCATCCAGAAGCGGAAGCCCTGTAGCATCAACCCGGAATGAGTTGGCCAGTTCGAAGCTGGGAGGGAAGAATCCGCAGCAACCGGCAGGGCCACCCGAACCCGTGTTGTAAGGGAAGTTCAGTACCAGATCGGGGTTAGCGTTATCAGAACTACCCGTATTGGCCGCAGCCTGCGTTGCAAAAATAGATTCTTCGTGGTTGTCATTTGCCGCATTAAAGATCTGCGAATAGCTGGCAACCAGACCATATTTCTTACCATTAGT harbors:
- a CDS encoding AGE family epimerase/isomerase, whose protein sequence is MDLKQLRAELRQEHKDILSYWERFAPDPQNGGFYGRVNYQNQPDPNADKGIVLNSRILWTFSAALRHTQHEEYKAVADRAFDYIRDHFIDPKYGGAYWSVDAKGKPKYPLKHLYGQAFTLYGLSEYVHATGSAPALTLARDLFGLMVKHAYDPRKGGFVEALSQDWSPATDYIISKYDNQEIKTMNTHLHILESFTCLYRVWPEKIVADQMRGMLTIFQQHIVDPKTYRMNLFMDTDWTIRRTAISYGHDIEASWLLPEAADLLATQNAEDKPLQKKIQALAINMAKAATTGFDTDGGMNYELDPDGHLNRERSWWVMAEAMVGFMNAYQHTRDKSYLDKSVKSWEFIKKYLLDTTNGEWYSGVTADHKILGNDKISMWKCPYHNSRSCLEMLERIDHIR
- a CDS encoding RagB/SusD family nutrient uptake outer membrane protein, encoding MKKYITKGTVATAMLMMVTFACKDKFLEVPATGQLSSTQLTSKAGLEGLLLATYAQLNARGFSQSASSYNWVRGSISGGEANKGSNSGDFNALTPYQTYLLLPSSGEVNAKWNAMYEGVSRANIVIRTLASASNDVTASDKARITAEARFLRGHYYFELKRAFNKVPYVDETVDYGTGIEKVKNDADIWPKIEADFKNAYDNLPETQSAAGRANKWAAASYLAKTYLYQKKYAEAKALFDLVIANGQTTNGKKYGLVASYSQIFNAANDNHEESIFATQAAANTGSSDNANPDLVLNFPYNTGSGGPAGCCGFFPPSFELANSFRVDATGLPLLDGSYNSAANELKTDQGVASSTPFTPDAGLLDPRLDWSVGRRGIPYLDWNVHPGLDWIRDQSFAGPYSPKKFIFYKSQDKTLTDGSSWTDGYSAINYCIIRFADVLLMAAECEIEVGSLETARKYVNMIRTRAANPAGFVKNADGTNAANYKIATYDAAWTDKAAARTAVQFERKLELSGEGHRLFDLVRWGTAATVLNNFLSYESKKLSVGYANAKFTAGKDEYMPIPQTQIDYQGKDVLSQNPGY